The Acetonema longum DSM 6540 region CTACCGGGTCCATGCAGAAACCCGCCTCAATGCCGAGCATATTGAGAGATTCTTTGATGACTACAGGAAATGTGCCGATGTCAAAGGCAATTCTGAGAGGCGCCAGAGTAAATTGCGCATCCAAAGAACCCTGTAAATCACCGGCGATAAATTTGTCATAAATATCGGCGCACAGACGGGGAGCTACATTGGCGCAAGAGGCAATGGAACCGGCGGCGCCGTAGCAGAGGGCCCCGTAGATCAGGGTATCCCGGCCCATAAGCACGTTAAAAGCAGCATTTCCCCGCGTCAACCGAATATATTCCGCTGTCAGAGTCAAATCGCCGCTGGAATCCTTGATGCTGACAATATTGGATATTTCGGATAATTTAGCAACTGTGGCAGCGGTAAGGCTGACACCCGTCTTGGACGGATTGTTATAGAGCACAACCGGCAGGGCCGTACTGGCCGCTATTGTCTTGTAATGTTCGAAAAGCTGATGTTGATTCGGCGAAATGAACATGGGGGTTAATACCGATACGGCGTCTACGCCGCAGTTTTCGGCCAATTGGGTCAACATCACACTTTCGCGGGTAGTGATGCCATTCGTCCCCGCATAGACCGGCACTCTGCCTTTAGTTTCATCCACAGCAGTCAGGAAAATTTCCCGTTTTTCTTCCAGGGTAAACCCGTAAAATTCACCGGTTGTCCCCGTAACAAAGAGCCCGTGCACTCCACCGCCAATTAAATGGTTGATCAGTTTGCGCATGCCTTTTTCATTGAACTTTCCCTCAGGGGTAAGCGGCGTAATAACCGGAGGGATTATACCCCGGGGCATAAACTTATGTGTTTTCATTTCTCGGTTCACTTGACTCCTTTCATTACACATACTTCAAATAACGATATTTAATTTCATTATTTGATATCGTGTTTTATATATTAAAATTGATTTTTATATTCTCTCGCTAACTTTAAATTCCTGCTGTCTGAAGAAAAAAAT contains the following coding sequences:
- the dapA gene encoding 4-hydroxy-tetrahydrodipicolinate synthase, with translation MKTHKFMPRGIIPPVITPLTPEGKFNEKGMRKLINHLIGGGVHGLFVTGTTGEFYGFTLEEKREIFLTAVDETKGRVPVYAGTNGITTRESVMLTQLAENCGVDAVSVLTPMFISPNQHQLFEHYKTIAASTALPVVLYNNPSKTGVSLTAATVAKLSEISNIVSIKDSSGDLTLTAEYIRLTRGNAAFNVLMGRDTLIYGALCYGAAGSIASCANVAPRLCADIYDKFIAGDLQGSLDAQFTLAPLRIAFDIGTFPVVIKESLNMLGIEAGFCMDPVGPMTTDERERLRKILVEMALL